The following are encoded together in the Takifugu flavidus isolate HTHZ2018 chromosome 22, ASM371156v2, whole genome shotgun sequence genome:
- the eps8a gene encoding epidermal growth factor receptor kinase substrate 8a isoform X4 translates to MKGHQAPALSSGVVGSSHINGRGGPARGGGQVASRSRAVLERRKAGPKTSINTLTDTSQYHVEHLTTFVLDRKDGMMTVEDGVRRLRLLDAKGKVWTQEMVLQVEEKSVALLDPQTQNHLENFPIGTVQRCQAVMNSCAFDSLLALVCKEPGQNKPDLHLFQCDGIKASLIQADIESAVSDARGGRARRRPEALKTILKSDGIIPPPPATPAPQPPAPSNQVEGCFSEKHLQATEEEGAWAELSQVDRDVQILNHILDDIEFFVIQLQKAAEAFGALAERRKKKKGKRRGPGEGVLTLRSKAPSQEELLDCLQKFKHAFNQLGKLKDHIQNPNAEELLHFLFAPLRMVLQAAGSVELARSVVVPLLTRDAIDFLHGSGTAEERHLWVTLGDGWTKCRLEWPKDHYFPPCVLTFRDGWEPPSLTWSQELSQLTDGVGRVQRGAEPAARPPEPPACADVLADSCGHPDGDATGRDLEREEAAYYGLSARGAGGHSPLFASCKFDFEARNKTELSVERDEVVQVLDDRKQWWKVRNGGGASGYVPNNILEVTRAQPGYSHTIQQLLGELNEKQTTKTRSDQDEPDATAVAVAPTSPVTAPPPLDADPARLGRSPVSDITSEPSDQNPPSTRRKSTMEEVQDELIQTLTLGRSTNRKFLGPTPSGSIPTVSITYDSMPDDVRAWLEAKGFSPVTVSSLGVLTGAQLFSLNKEELRTVCPEDGARVFSQVTVQKAALERGSGSELLEVMRRRQEKLASSTSDSGVESLDEGSAH, encoded by the exons ATGAAGGGGCACCaggctccagctctctcctccgGCGTCGTCGGCTCCTCCCACATCAA TGGGCGTGGCGGTCCGGCCCGCGGCGGCGGCCAGGTGGCGTCTCGTTCCAGAGCCGTGCTCG AACGGAGGAAAGCGGGGCCCAAAACGAGCATCAACACGCTTACGGACACGTCTCAGTATCACGTCGAG CACCTGACCACGTTCGTGTTGGACCGGAAAGACGGGATGATGACCGTAGAGGACGGCGTGAGACGCCTGCGTCTGCTGGACGCCAAAGGGAAGGTGTGGACGCAGGagatggtgctgcaggtggaggagaagagcgtGGCTCTCCTGGACCcgcagacacag AACCACCTGGAGAACTTCCCCATCGGAACCGTCCAGCGCTGCCAGGCCGTGATGAACTCCTGCGCCTTTGACTCCCTCTTGGCTCTGGTCTGCAAGGAGCCGGGTCAGAACAAACCGGACCTGCACCTGTTCCAGTGTGACGGCATCAAG GCCAGCCTGATCCAAGCCGACATCGAGAGCGCCGTGAGCGACGCCCGGGGAGGCCGAGCGAGGAGGAGGCCCGAGGCGCTCAA AACGATCCTGAAGAGCGACGGGATCATCCCTCCGCCCCCGGCAACTCCCGCCCCCCAACCACCAGCGCCGTCCAATCAGGTGGAAG GCTGTTTTTCAGAGAAACATCTGCaggccacagaagaagaaggcgCCTGGGCGGAGCTGAGCCAGGTGGACCGCGACGTG CAAATCCTGAACCACATTCTGGACGACATCGAGTTCTTCGTCATCCAACTCCAGAAGGCGGCTGAAGCCTTCGGCGCTCTGgccgagaggaggaagaagaagaagggcaAGAGGAGAGGTCCCGGAG AGGGAGTCCTGACGCTGCGCTCCAAAGCTCCGTCccaggaagagctgctggaCTGTCTGCAGAAGTTCAAACACGCCTTCAACCAGCTG GGGAAGCTGAAGGACCACATCCAGAACCCCAACGCTGAGGagctccttcacttcctgtttgctcctCTCAGGATG gttctccaggctgCAGGTAGCGTGGAGCTAGCGCGCAGCGTCGTGGTTCCCCTGCTGACCAGAGACGCCATCGACTTCCTGCACGGCTCAGGAACGGCAGAGGAGCGCCACCTATGGGTCACGCTGGGAGACGGCTGGACCAAATGCAG GCTGGAGTGGCCGAAGGATCACTACTTCCCCCCGTGTGTGCTGACGTTCCGTGACGGTTGGGAGCCGCCATCTTTAACATGGTCCCAAGAGCTGAGTCAGCTGACGGACGGCGTGGGCCGTGTGcagagaggggcggagccagcCGCGAGGCCGCCGGAG ccgCCAGCATGTGCGGACGTCTTGGCCGACTCCTGCGGACACCCGGACGGGGACGCCACCGGCCGGGACCTTGAGCG GGAGGAAGCTGCTTATTATGGGCTGTCAGCACGTGGCGCCGGAGGCCACTCGCCACTTTTTGCCAGTTGTAAATTCGACTTTGAGGCAAGAAACAAGACGGAACTGTCGGTGGAGAGAGACGAAGTCGTCCAG GTCCTGGACGACAGGAAGCAGTGGTGGAAGGTCCGCAACGGCGGCGGCGCCAGCGGCTACGTTCCCAACAACATCCTGGAGGTCACCAGAGCACAGCCGGGCTACAGCCACACCATCCAG CAACTTTTGGGAGAATTAAACGAG AAACAGACCACCAAGACCCGCTCGGACCAGGACGAGCCCGACGCCACCGCAGTGGCCGTGGCCCCGACGTCCCCTGTGACGGCGCCGCCACCGCTGGACGCCGATCCGGCCCGCCTGGGTCGCAGCCCAGTGAGCGACATCACCAGCGAGCCGAGCGACCAGAACCCGCCCAGTACCC GAAGGAAGTCCACGATGGAGGAGGTCCAGGATGAGCTGATCCAGACACTGACTTTGGGTcggagcacaaacaggaagtttctGGGTCCGACTCCAAGCGGCAGCATTCCAACCGTTAGCATCACCTACGACTCGATGCCCGATGACGTCAGAGCCTGGCTGGAGGCCAAAGGGTTCAGTCCAGT TACCGTCAGCAGCCTCGGCGTCCTGACGGGCGCGCAGCTCTTCTCGCTCaacaaggaggagctgaggaccGTCTGTCCTGAGGACGGCGCCCGGGTCTTCAGCCAGGTGACGGTCCAGAAGGCAGCGCTGGAG AGGGGTTCAGGCTCAGAGCTCCTGGAGGTGATGAGGAGGCGTCAGGAGAAACTGGCCTCCAGCACCTCGGACTCAGGCGTGGAGTCCTTAGATGAAGGCAGCGCTCACtga
- the eps8a gene encoding epidermal growth factor receptor kinase substrate 8a isoform X5 translates to MKGHQAPALSSGVVGSSHINGRGGPARGGGQVASRSRAVLERRKAGPKTSINTLTDTSQYHVEHLTTFVLDRKDGMMTVEDGVRRLRLLDAKGKVWTQEMVLQVEEKSVALLDPQTQNHLENFPIGTVQRCQAVMNSCAFDSLLALVCKEPGQNKPDLHLFQCDGIKASLIQADIESAVSDARGGRARRRPEALKTILKSDGIIPPPPATPAPQPPAPSNQVEGCFSEKHLQATEEEGAWAELSQVDRDVQILNHILDDIEFFVIQLQKAAEAFGALAERRKKKKGKRRGPGEGVLTLRSKAPSQEELLDCLQKFKHAFNQLGKLKDHIQNPNAEELLHFLFAPLRMVLQAAGSVELARSVVVPLLTRDAIDFLHGSGTAEERHLWVTLGDGWTKCRLEWPKDHYFPPCVLTFRDGWEPPSLTWSQELSQLTDGVGRVQRGAEPAARPPEPPACADVLADSCGHPDGDATGRDLEREEAAYYGLSARGAGGHSPLFASCKFDFEARNKTELSVERDEVVQVLDDRKQWWKVRNGGGASGYVPNNILEVTRAQPGYSHTIQLMMPKTEFELLKQLLGELNEKQTTKTRSDQDEPDATAVAVAPTSPVTAPPPLDADPARLGRSPVSDITSEPSDQNPPSTRRKSTMEEVQDELIQTLTLGRSTNRKFLGPTPSGSIPTVSITYDSMPDDVRAWLEAKGFSPVTVSSLGVLTGAQLFSLNKEELRTVCPEDGARVFSQVTVQKAALEVFF, encoded by the exons ATGAAGGGGCACCaggctccagctctctcctccgGCGTCGTCGGCTCCTCCCACATCAA TGGGCGTGGCGGTCCGGCCCGCGGCGGCGGCCAGGTGGCGTCTCGTTCCAGAGCCGTGCTCG AACGGAGGAAAGCGGGGCCCAAAACGAGCATCAACACGCTTACGGACACGTCTCAGTATCACGTCGAG CACCTGACCACGTTCGTGTTGGACCGGAAAGACGGGATGATGACCGTAGAGGACGGCGTGAGACGCCTGCGTCTGCTGGACGCCAAAGGGAAGGTGTGGACGCAGGagatggtgctgcaggtggaggagaagagcgtGGCTCTCCTGGACCcgcagacacag AACCACCTGGAGAACTTCCCCATCGGAACCGTCCAGCGCTGCCAGGCCGTGATGAACTCCTGCGCCTTTGACTCCCTCTTGGCTCTGGTCTGCAAGGAGCCGGGTCAGAACAAACCGGACCTGCACCTGTTCCAGTGTGACGGCATCAAG GCCAGCCTGATCCAAGCCGACATCGAGAGCGCCGTGAGCGACGCCCGGGGAGGCCGAGCGAGGAGGAGGCCCGAGGCGCTCAA AACGATCCTGAAGAGCGACGGGATCATCCCTCCGCCCCCGGCAACTCCCGCCCCCCAACCACCAGCGCCGTCCAATCAGGTGGAAG GCTGTTTTTCAGAGAAACATCTGCaggccacagaagaagaaggcgCCTGGGCGGAGCTGAGCCAGGTGGACCGCGACGTG CAAATCCTGAACCACATTCTGGACGACATCGAGTTCTTCGTCATCCAACTCCAGAAGGCGGCTGAAGCCTTCGGCGCTCTGgccgagaggaggaagaagaagaagggcaAGAGGAGAGGTCCCGGAG AGGGAGTCCTGACGCTGCGCTCCAAAGCTCCGTCccaggaagagctgctggaCTGTCTGCAGAAGTTCAAACACGCCTTCAACCAGCTG GGGAAGCTGAAGGACCACATCCAGAACCCCAACGCTGAGGagctccttcacttcctgtttgctcctCTCAGGATG gttctccaggctgCAGGTAGCGTGGAGCTAGCGCGCAGCGTCGTGGTTCCCCTGCTGACCAGAGACGCCATCGACTTCCTGCACGGCTCAGGAACGGCAGAGGAGCGCCACCTATGGGTCACGCTGGGAGACGGCTGGACCAAATGCAG GCTGGAGTGGCCGAAGGATCACTACTTCCCCCCGTGTGTGCTGACGTTCCGTGACGGTTGGGAGCCGCCATCTTTAACATGGTCCCAAGAGCTGAGTCAGCTGACGGACGGCGTGGGCCGTGTGcagagaggggcggagccagcCGCGAGGCCGCCGGAG ccgCCAGCATGTGCGGACGTCTTGGCCGACTCCTGCGGACACCCGGACGGGGACGCCACCGGCCGGGACCTTGAGCG GGAGGAAGCTGCTTATTATGGGCTGTCAGCACGTGGCGCCGGAGGCCACTCGCCACTTTTTGCCAGTTGTAAATTCGACTTTGAGGCAAGAAACAAGACGGAACTGTCGGTGGAGAGAGACGAAGTCGTCCAG GTCCTGGACGACAGGAAGCAGTGGTGGAAGGTCCGCAACGGCGGCGGCGCCAGCGGCTACGTTCCCAACAACATCCTGGAGGTCACCAGAGCACAGCCGGGCTACAGCCACACCATCCAG CTCATGATGCCAAAGACGGAGTTTGAGCTGCTGAAG CAACTTTTGGGAGAATTAAACGAG AAACAGACCACCAAGACCCGCTCGGACCAGGACGAGCCCGACGCCACCGCAGTGGCCGTGGCCCCGACGTCCCCTGTGACGGCGCCGCCACCGCTGGACGCCGATCCGGCCCGCCTGGGTCGCAGCCCAGTGAGCGACATCACCAGCGAGCCGAGCGACCAGAACCCGCCCAGTACCC GAAGGAAGTCCACGATGGAGGAGGTCCAGGATGAGCTGATCCAGACACTGACTTTGGGTcggagcacaaacaggaagtttctGGGTCCGACTCCAAGCGGCAGCATTCCAACCGTTAGCATCACCTACGACTCGATGCCCGATGACGTCAGAGCCTGGCTGGAGGCCAAAGGGTTCAGTCCAGT TACCGTCAGCAGCCTCGGCGTCCTGACGGGCGCGCAGCTCTTCTCGCTCaacaaggaggagctgaggaccGTCTGTCCTGAGGACGGCGCCCGGGTCTTCAGCCAGGTGACGGTCCAGAAGGCAGCGCTGGAG GTTTTCTTCTGA